In the genome of Tachysurus vachellii isolate PV-2020 chromosome 9, HZAU_Pvac_v1, whole genome shotgun sequence, one region contains:
- the LOC132851127 gene encoding extracellular calcium-sensing receptor-like codes for MQPPSQIKVNVRLPRIWELSDLGLSSDLEMRELFDQFADIFSSTPFLQPEVLQRLWTTYLAKGEYCHILENPSNPLLSKHGDVIIGAIFTIHRETQMQSLTYTEKPQPLICNSFDLRELRHTQAMIFAIEEINRSNSLLPNITVGYRIYDSCRSGLLSMKAAMALMNGQDMTADFACYGQAVVQAIIGESESTPTIALAKSTGPFQIPVISHASKCECLSNRKEYPSFFRTIHSDYYQSRALAYLVKHLGWTWVGALNSDNDYGNSGIAIFLKAAKEEGICVEYSEKFDWSVPSKMKKTADIIKKGTAKVIILFLASFDMNILIEQLIVYNLTGYQIMGVTWIFAGGLATPASFTVLAGSIGFDVGKLKIPGFADYVLNGFWQKDFPCLDKDGKVSQNESYCSKYEEMIKFKNYSKDLSELRYTNNVYNAVYAVAHSLHSLLRCTEKSCEKNKTIQSWQVVESLKKLNFTTKIGDYILFDSTGAMPGRYDVLNWQRGLNGEVVFKVVGYHDASLPAGQQFVLNHEDIVWGGGKREPRSVCSESCPPGTRKAAQKGRPVCCYDCVPCAEGEISNQTDSNNCEQCPEEYWSNALKDKCVLKVVEFLSFTEDMGIILVFFSLLGATLTVLVAILFLIEKDTPIVKANNSELSFLLLFSLTLCFLCSLTFIGQPSEWSCMLRHTAFGITFVLCISCVLGKTVVVLMAFRATLPGSNVMKWFGPLQQRLSVLAFTLVQVLICVLWLTVSPPFPYKNMNYYKEKIILECSLGSAIGFWAVLGYIGVLAFLCFVLAFLARKLPDNFNEAKFITFSILIFCAVWFTFIPAYVSSPGKFTVAVEIFAILASSFALLFCIFTPKCYIILFKPELNTKKNMMGKPASKSL; via the exons AAACCCATCAAATCCTCTGCTATCTAAACATGGAGATGTGATAATTGGAGCAATATTTACAATACATCGTGAAACACAGATGCAGTCATTGACATACACTGAAAAACCTCAACCTTTAATCTGCAATAG TTTTGACCTACGTGAATTACGCCATACTCAGGCTATGATTTTTGCCATTGAAGAAATCAACAGAAGCAACAGCTTGCTCCCAAATATCACAGTTGGTTACAGGATTTATGACAGCTGTCGCTCAGGTTTGTTATCTATGAAAGCAGCCATGGCTTTGATGAATGGTCAGGACATGACAGCAGATTTTGCCTGTTATGGACAAGCAGTAGTACAAGCCATCATAGGAGAGTCAGAGTCTACTCCTACTATAGCACTCGCAAAATCTACAGGACCATTTCAGATCCCAGTG atAAGCCATGCTTCCAAATGTGAATGTCTGAGCAACAGAAAAGAGTACCCATCTTTCTTCAGGACCATTCATAGTGACTACTACCAGAGTAGAGCTCTGGCATATTTGGTCAAGCACCTTGGCTGGACTTGGGTAGGAGCTTTGAACAGTGATAATGATTATGGAAACAGTGGAATTGCTATTTTTCTGAAAGCAGCCAAAGAGGAGGGAATATGTGTTGAGTACTCTGAGAAGTTTGACTGGTCAGTTCcttctaaaatgaaaaaaactgCTGATATTATTAAGAAAGGCACAGCCAaagtaatcattttatttctcgcCTCCTTTGATATGAACATTCTAATAGAACAGCTTATTGTTTATAATCTCACTGGCTACCAAATCATGGGTGTTACATGGATTTTTGCTGGTGGACTAGCAACACCAGCAAGTTTTACTGTACTGGCTGGATCTATTGGTTTTGATGTGGGAAAACTGAAAATTCCTGGGTTTGCTGACTATGTTCTCAATGGATTTTGGCAAAAAGATTTCCCTTGTTTGGATAAAGATGGAAAGGTTTCTCAGAATGAAAGCTACTGCAGCAAATATGAAGAGAtgattaaatttaaaaactatAGTAAAGATTTATCTGAACTCAGATATACAAATAATGTCTACAATGCAGTTTATGCTGTGGCACATTCACTACACAGCCTGTTGAGATGCACAGAAAAGAGttgtgagaaaaacaaaacaatacaatcaTGGCAG GTTGTTGAGTCTCTAAAGAAGTTAAATTTTACCACTAAAATAGGAGACTATATTTTGTTCGACAGCACTGGGGCAATGCCTGGAAGGTATGATGTGTTGAACTGGCAACGGGGGCTCAATGGAGAAGTGGTGTTTAAGGTTGTGGGCTATCATGATGCCTCTCTGCCAGCTGGACAACAATTTGTACTAAATCATGAAGATATAGTCTGGGGAGGAGGGAAAAGAGAG CCGAGGTCTGTGTGCAGTGAGAGCTGTCCTCCAGGAACCAGGAAAGCTGCACAGAAAGGAAGGCCTGTCTGCTGCTATGACTGTGTACCATGTGCAGAAGGAGAGATCAGTAACCAGACAG ATTCAAATAACTGTGAGCAGTGTCCAGAAGAATATTGGTCTAATGCTCTCaaagataaatgtgttttaaaggttgtagagtttctttcatttacagAGGATATGGGGATAATACTGGTATTTTTTTCCTTGCTTGGAGCTACATTAACTGTGTTAGtagctattttatttcttatagaaaAAGACACTCCCATTGTTAAAGCAAACAACTCTGAGCTGAGCTTcctgctgctcttctctctgactctgtgctttCTCTGTTCACTTACTTTCATTGGTCAGCCCTCTGAGTGGTCCTGTATGCTGCGCCACACAGCATTTGGGATCACCTTTGTCCTCTGTATCTCCTGTGTTCTGGGGAAAACTGTAGTGGTGTTAATGGCCTTCAGGGCTACACTTCCAGGcagtaatgtaatgaaatggtTTGGGCCTCTACAGCAGAGACTCAGTGTACTTGCCTTCACTCTTGTACAGGTTCTTATCTGTGTGCTTTGGTTAACAGTTTCCCCTCCTTTCCCATACAAAAACATGAACTACTACAAGGAAAAGATTATATTAGAATGTAGTTTGGGCTCAGCTATAGGTTTCTGGGCTGTGTTGGGTTATATAGGAGTTCTTGCTTTCTTGTGCTTTGTTTTAGCTTTTCTAGCTAGGAAGCTGCCTGATAATTTTAATGAAGctaaattcattacattcagcATACTGatattctgtgcagtttggTTCACATTTATTCCAGCTTATGTGAGTTCACCTGGAAAATTCACTGTAGCTGTGGAGATATTTGCTATTCTGGCCTCCAGTTTTGCTCTactattctgtatatttacacctaaatgttatattattctgtttaaacctgaactgaacacaaagaaaaatatgatgGGGAAACCGGCATCTAAATCACTATGA